A stretch of DNA from Mycolicibacterium celeriflavum:
CGGCGGTCTCGCACTGGTGATTTGGCTGCCGACGATCCGCTGTCCAGCCGCGCTGACCGTCGTGGCCGGCGTCCTCGCCGAAGCGTCGCTCTACACCTACCTGGTGCACTATCAGGTGTACGCGCTGTTCGAGGGCCACCCCGCGATCGGAATGGCCGCATCACTGGGCGCGGGGATCCTGCTCACACACCTGCTGACGATGCTGCGGCGCCGGGTACGCAGCGGTTCGCCCGACTCGGTCATGGTTCCCGCTCGGCGATAAGTCCTTCCTGCGCCAGGGTGGCGGCGACGACACCGTCTGCGCGGATCAGGCTGGCGGTCACCACACCCCGTCCCCGGGCCGCGGCGGGCGAGGTCGATTCGAGCAGGTTCCATTGATCGGCGAACACCGGCTGGTGAAACCAGATCGCCGAATCCGTTGTGCCGCTGCGGTGTGTCCGCGCCTGCATCGAGTGGCCATGGACCTGCAGGGCGGGATCGATCATGTAGACGTCGCAGACGTACACCGCGATCAGGGTGTGCATCAGCGGGTCGTCGGGAAGCGGCACGGTCGCGCGCCACCACAGCCGGCGGACGAACTCGCCGGTCGACCTGTCGTCGGCGATTCTGATGTCGAGTTCCTCGAGCGGCATCGACGGCGCCGGACCGGCGGGCCCGGTCTTCGGCAGCGAGTCCGGATCGTGCGGCGCCGCAGCCCCGTGCCCATGTTCCGGGCCTCGGGCAGGCAATGCGAACGACACCGTGGCCGTCGTCAACAGCCTTCCCTGCTGGCGGGATTCGATTCGCCTGGCCGATGACGTGCGGCCGTCGAAAACTCTTGTGACGCGGTACTCCACGGCGGCGCCGGCCTCACCCCCACGCAGGAACTGCAAGTGCATGTTGGTGGGCAACCGATCGGTGTCGACGGTGCGGCATGCCGCAGCGAGGCTCTGCGCGACGAACTGCCCGCCGTAGGCCCGCTTCTCCGGCGGACCGCTCGCCGGGCCGATCCAGGACTCGGCATCGGAACCCGCCCGCAGATTGAGCAGGGTGAGCAGGGCGCTCACTCGGCATTTCCTGCCGCCACGGTGCCCGCCCGCACCAAGCGGTCGACCTCGTCGGCGGACATACCCAGCCAGTCGCGCAGCACGTCGACGGTGTCATCGCCCAGCGCGGGTGACGCAGCGGCGGGCGGATAACTCCCGCCGATCGACATCGGCAGGCCCGGCGCAAGATAGGTGCCGATCCGCGGTTGATCCAGCGATGTGAACAACGGGTTCGCGGTGACCTTCTCGTCGGTTGCCGCTTCGGCGAAAGTGCGGTAGCGCTCCCACAACACCGAGGTGGCCGACAGCGCGGCGGTGATCTCCTGGGCGGTGTGCATGCCGAACCACTCGCCGAACAACCCCGTCAACGCCTCGCGGTGCTCGAATCGCTGCCCTTCGTCGGTGAAGTCGGCCCCGAGCGTCTGCTCCAGCGCGGTAACGGCTTTCGTCGTACCGGTGAGCTCTGCGAGGGCGCGGAAGTGCCTGCCGGTGAG
This window harbors:
- a CDS encoding acyl-CoA thioesterase, whose amino-acid sequence is MSALLTLLNLRAGSDAESWIGPASGPPEKRAYGGQFVAQSLAAACRTVDTDRLPTNMHLQFLRGGEAGAAVEYRVTRVFDGRTSSARRIESRQQGRLLTTATVSFALPARGPEHGHGAAAPHDPDSLPKTGPAGPAPSMPLEELDIRIADDRSTGEFVRRLWWRATVPLPDDPLMHTLIAVYVCDVYMIDPALQVHGHSMQARTHRSGTTDSAIWFHQPVFADQWNLLESTSPAAARGRGVVTASLIRADGVVAATLAQEGLIAEREP